The following are encoded in a window of Scophthalmus maximus strain ysfricsl-2021 chromosome 6, ASM2237912v1, whole genome shotgun sequence genomic DNA:
- the ndrg3a gene encoding protein NDRG3a isoform X1, whose protein sequence is MDELQDVQLTEIKPLLTNKNARNFQDFDCQEHDIETPHGVLHVTMRGVPKGNRPVILTYHDIGLNHKSCFNTLFNYEDMQEITQHFAVVHVDAPGQQEGAPPFPTGYRYPTMDELAEMLPSVMTQLKVNSVIAIGVGAGAYVLSRFALNNPTLVEGLVLINVDPCAEGWIDWAASKLTGWTSNLVDIIMSHHFSTDELTDNQELIQTYRLHIAQDINQDNLALFCGSYQYRRDLEIERPIVGLNEDTVNTLTCPALLVVGDTSPAVEAVVECNSRLNPTKTTLLKMADCGGLPQVVQPGKLAEAFKYFVQGMGYIPYVLLSHLSNESVPTVGMTRLARSRTASSSSITSMDSSRSRNNLNSLLEGSATGGLDSQSRPQTMEVSC, encoded by the exons AATGCTCGCAACTTTCAAGACTTTGACTGCCAG GAGCATGATATCGAGACTCCCCATGGCGTTCTCCATGTGACGATGAGAGGCGTTCCCAAGGGCAACAGACCCGTCATCCTCACCTATCACGACATCGGGCTCAACC ACAAGTCGTGCTTCAATACCCTGTTCAACTACGAGGACATGCAGGAGATCACGCAGCACTTTGCGGTGGTTCACGTGGATGCGCCCGGCCAGCAGGAAGGTGCACCCCCCTTCCCCACTGG TTATCGCTACCCAACCATGGATGAGTTGGCTGAAATGCTTCCCTCTGTGATGACTCAGCTGAA GGTCAACAGCGTGATCGCCATTGGCGTGGGAGCAGGAGCGTACGTCCTCAGCCGCTTTGCG CTGAACAACCCCACTCTGGTGGAGGGATTGGTTCTGATTAATGTTGACCCTTGTGCGGAAGGATGGATTGACTGGGCGGCGTCAAAG CTGACTGGATGGACCAGTAACCTGGTGGACATCATCATGTCTCACCACTTCAGCACT GATGAGCTGACAGACAACCAGGAGCTGATCCAGACCTATCGTCTCCACATCGCCCAAGACATCAACCAGGACAACCTGGCCCTCTTCTGTGGCTCCTACCAATA CCGTCGTGACCTGGAGATCGAGAGGCCAATTGTAGGTCTGAATGAGGACACGGTCAACACACTAAC GTGCCCTGCACTGTTGGTGGTCGGTGACACGTCGCCTGCTGTGGAGGCTGTG GTGGAGTGCAATTCAAGGTTAAATCCAACCAAGACCACTCTGCTAAAG ATGGCTGATTGTGGAGGCTTGCCCCAGGTTGTGCAG CCAGGGAAACTTGCCGAGGCCTTCAAGTACTTTGTCCAGGGCATGGGCTACA TTCCCTACGTTCTCCTCAGTCACCTGAGCAACGAATCAG TGCCGACAGTGGGGATGACGCGTCTGGCTCGCTCGcgcaccgcctcctcctccagcatcacTTCCATGGACAGCAGTCGCAGTCGCAACAACCTCAACAGCCTGCTGGAGGGCAGTGCCACCGGGGGCCTGGACAGCCAGTCCAGACCCCAGACCATGGAGGTGTCCTGCTaa
- the ndrg3a gene encoding protein NDRG3a isoform X2, translating into MDELQDVQLTEIKPLLTNKNARNFQDFDCQEHDIETPHGVLHVTMRGVPKGNRPVILTYHDIGLNHKSCFNTLFNYEDMQEITQHFAVVHVDAPGQQEGAPPFPTGYRYPTMDELAEMLPSVMTQLKVNSVIAIGVGAGAYVLSRFALNNPTLVEGLVLINVDPCAEGWIDWAASKLTGWTSNLVDIIMSHHFSTDELTDNQELIQTYRLHIAQDINQDNLALFCGSYQYRRDLEIERPIVGLNEDTVNTLTCPALLVVGDTSPAVEAVVECNSRLNPTKTTLLKMADCGGLPQVVQPGKLAEAFKYFVQGMGYMPTVGMTRLARSRTASSSSITSMDSSRSRNNLNSLLEGSATGGLDSQSRPQTMEVSC; encoded by the exons AATGCTCGCAACTTTCAAGACTTTGACTGCCAG GAGCATGATATCGAGACTCCCCATGGCGTTCTCCATGTGACGATGAGAGGCGTTCCCAAGGGCAACAGACCCGTCATCCTCACCTATCACGACATCGGGCTCAACC ACAAGTCGTGCTTCAATACCCTGTTCAACTACGAGGACATGCAGGAGATCACGCAGCACTTTGCGGTGGTTCACGTGGATGCGCCCGGCCAGCAGGAAGGTGCACCCCCCTTCCCCACTGG TTATCGCTACCCAACCATGGATGAGTTGGCTGAAATGCTTCCCTCTGTGATGACTCAGCTGAA GGTCAACAGCGTGATCGCCATTGGCGTGGGAGCAGGAGCGTACGTCCTCAGCCGCTTTGCG CTGAACAACCCCACTCTGGTGGAGGGATTGGTTCTGATTAATGTTGACCCTTGTGCGGAAGGATGGATTGACTGGGCGGCGTCAAAG CTGACTGGATGGACCAGTAACCTGGTGGACATCATCATGTCTCACCACTTCAGCACT GATGAGCTGACAGACAACCAGGAGCTGATCCAGACCTATCGTCTCCACATCGCCCAAGACATCAACCAGGACAACCTGGCCCTCTTCTGTGGCTCCTACCAATA CCGTCGTGACCTGGAGATCGAGAGGCCAATTGTAGGTCTGAATGAGGACACGGTCAACACACTAAC GTGCCCTGCACTGTTGGTGGTCGGTGACACGTCGCCTGCTGTGGAGGCTGTG GTGGAGTGCAATTCAAGGTTAAATCCAACCAAGACCACTCTGCTAAAG ATGGCTGATTGTGGAGGCTTGCCCCAGGTTGTGCAG CCAGGGAAACTTGCCGAGGCCTTCAAGTACTTTGTCCAGGGCATGGGCTACA TGCCGACAGTGGGGATGACGCGTCTGGCTCGCTCGcgcaccgcctcctcctccagcatcacTTCCATGGACAGCAGTCGCAGTCGCAACAACCTCAACAGCCTGCTGGAGGGCAGTGCCACCGGGGGCCTGGACAGCCAGTCCAGACCCCAGACCATGGAGGTGTCCTGCTaa
- the ndrg3a gene encoding protein NDRG3a isoform X4, translating into MDELQDVQLTEIKPLLTNKNARNFQDFDCQEHDIETPHGVLHVTMRGVPKGNRPVILTYHDIGLNHKSCFNTLFNYEDMQEITQHFAVVHVDAPGQQEGAPPFPTGYRYPTMDELAEMLPSVMTQLKVNSVIAIGVGAGAYVLSRFALNNPTLVEGLVLINVDPCAEGWIDWAASKLTGWTSNLVDIIMSHHFSTDELTDNQELIQTYRLHIAQDINQDNLALFCGSYQYRRDLEIERPIVGLNEDTVNTLTCPALLVVGDTSPAVEAVVECNSRLNPTKTTLLKMADCGGLPQVVQPGKLAEAFKYFVQGMGYMCGTHHNPQ; encoded by the exons AATGCTCGCAACTTTCAAGACTTTGACTGCCAG GAGCATGATATCGAGACTCCCCATGGCGTTCTCCATGTGACGATGAGAGGCGTTCCCAAGGGCAACAGACCCGTCATCCTCACCTATCACGACATCGGGCTCAACC ACAAGTCGTGCTTCAATACCCTGTTCAACTACGAGGACATGCAGGAGATCACGCAGCACTTTGCGGTGGTTCACGTGGATGCGCCCGGCCAGCAGGAAGGTGCACCCCCCTTCCCCACTGG TTATCGCTACCCAACCATGGATGAGTTGGCTGAAATGCTTCCCTCTGTGATGACTCAGCTGAA GGTCAACAGCGTGATCGCCATTGGCGTGGGAGCAGGAGCGTACGTCCTCAGCCGCTTTGCG CTGAACAACCCCACTCTGGTGGAGGGATTGGTTCTGATTAATGTTGACCCTTGTGCGGAAGGATGGATTGACTGGGCGGCGTCAAAG CTGACTGGATGGACCAGTAACCTGGTGGACATCATCATGTCTCACCACTTCAGCACT GATGAGCTGACAGACAACCAGGAGCTGATCCAGACCTATCGTCTCCACATCGCCCAAGACATCAACCAGGACAACCTGGCCCTCTTCTGTGGCTCCTACCAATA CCGTCGTGACCTGGAGATCGAGAGGCCAATTGTAGGTCTGAATGAGGACACGGTCAACACACTAAC GTGCCCTGCACTGTTGGTGGTCGGTGACACGTCGCCTGCTGTGGAGGCTGTG GTGGAGTGCAATTCAAGGTTAAATCCAACCAAGACCACTCTGCTAAAG ATGGCTGATTGTGGAGGCTTGCCCCAGGTTGTGCAG CCAGGGAAACTTGCCGAGGCCTTCAAGTACTTTGTCCAGGGCATGGGCTACA TGTGTGGCACCCACCACAACCCTCAGTAG
- the ndrg3a gene encoding protein NDRG3a isoform X3: MSAILDLDQIACSGNGVEHDIETPHGVLHVTMRGVPKGNRPVILTYHDIGLNHKSCFNTLFNYEDMQEITQHFAVVHVDAPGQQEGAPPFPTGYRYPTMDELAEMLPSVMTQLKVNSVIAIGVGAGAYVLSRFALNNPTLVEGLVLINVDPCAEGWIDWAASKLTGWTSNLVDIIMSHHFSTDELTDNQELIQTYRLHIAQDINQDNLALFCGSYQYRRDLEIERPIVGLNEDTVNTLTCPALLVVGDTSPAVEAVVECNSRLNPTKTTLLKMADCGGLPQVVQPGKLAEAFKYFVQGMGYIPYVLLSHLSNESVPTVGMTRLARSRTASSSSITSMDSSRSRNNLNSLLEGSATGGLDSQSRPQTMEVSC, encoded by the exons ATGTCAGCTattctggacctggaccagatTGCATGCTCTGGGAATGGAGTG GAGCATGATATCGAGACTCCCCATGGCGTTCTCCATGTGACGATGAGAGGCGTTCCCAAGGGCAACAGACCCGTCATCCTCACCTATCACGACATCGGGCTCAACC ACAAGTCGTGCTTCAATACCCTGTTCAACTACGAGGACATGCAGGAGATCACGCAGCACTTTGCGGTGGTTCACGTGGATGCGCCCGGCCAGCAGGAAGGTGCACCCCCCTTCCCCACTGG TTATCGCTACCCAACCATGGATGAGTTGGCTGAAATGCTTCCCTCTGTGATGACTCAGCTGAA GGTCAACAGCGTGATCGCCATTGGCGTGGGAGCAGGAGCGTACGTCCTCAGCCGCTTTGCG CTGAACAACCCCACTCTGGTGGAGGGATTGGTTCTGATTAATGTTGACCCTTGTGCGGAAGGATGGATTGACTGGGCGGCGTCAAAG CTGACTGGATGGACCAGTAACCTGGTGGACATCATCATGTCTCACCACTTCAGCACT GATGAGCTGACAGACAACCAGGAGCTGATCCAGACCTATCGTCTCCACATCGCCCAAGACATCAACCAGGACAACCTGGCCCTCTTCTGTGGCTCCTACCAATA CCGTCGTGACCTGGAGATCGAGAGGCCAATTGTAGGTCTGAATGAGGACACGGTCAACACACTAAC GTGCCCTGCACTGTTGGTGGTCGGTGACACGTCGCCTGCTGTGGAGGCTGTG GTGGAGTGCAATTCAAGGTTAAATCCAACCAAGACCACTCTGCTAAAG ATGGCTGATTGTGGAGGCTTGCCCCAGGTTGTGCAG CCAGGGAAACTTGCCGAGGCCTTCAAGTACTTTGTCCAGGGCATGGGCTACA TTCCCTACGTTCTCCTCAGTCACCTGAGCAACGAATCAG TGCCGACAGTGGGGATGACGCGTCTGGCTCGCTCGcgcaccgcctcctcctccagcatcacTTCCATGGACAGCAGTCGCAGTCGCAACAACCTCAACAGCCTGCTGGAGGGCAGTGCCACCGGGGGCCTGGACAGCCAGTCCAGACCCCAGACCATGGAGGTGTCCTGCTaa
- the LOC118308745 gene encoding src-like-adapter 2, protein METSEQLRVPTRSCSRVTGSDARRYIEGAQEAPTPRADRRASSTEAPKARAALEKNPTDRFSNHLLLFFPHTIFGPRHRRSHKGHFQSARKPENMGTCPIKYRSNRPTLENPPEPSSQAPQESMIVSLHNYPSFGHSESTMCIGERLTIITDDGDFLMVRSTTTGCENYIPTNYTAKVTHRWLFTDISRYKAVELLLQPNNQSGAFLIRESETDRDCYSLSVLRKTNSSCLDGVKHYRISQLQNGWVYISPGLTFPSLHHLVEHYSESADGLSCRLTAPCFILGSENATEDRPIPTTIRRPTINWKDISRSVIFKRKRSESDNSLVSEGLREAISSYIQMTEGSHHSWDA, encoded by the exons ATGGAGACAAGCGAGCAGCTCCGAGTCCCAACGCGGAGCTGCTCGCGCGTCACAGGAAGCGACGCGCGTCGGTACATAGAGGGCGCGCAGGAAGCCCCGACCCCTCGGGCCGACAGACGCGCTTCGTCAACAGAAGCCCCGAAGGCACGAGCCGCTCTGGAGAAGAATCCCACAGACAGATTTTCCaatcatttgttgttgttttttccgcACACAATTTTTGGACCCAGACATCGAAGGAG ccACAAGGGCCATTTTCAGTCCGCAAGAAAGCCAGAGAACATGGGCACCTGCCCCATCAAGTATCGATCCAACCGGCCGACCCTTGAAAATCCACCCGAACCGTCATCGCAAG cccCTCAGGAAAGCATGATCGTATCCCTCCACAACTACCCGTCCTTTGGTCACTCTGAATCGACCATGTGCATTGGGGAAAGGCTCACCATCATTACAGA CGATGGTGATTTCTTGATGGTGAGATCCACGACCACGGGCTGTGAGAACTACATTCCCACCAACTACACCGCCAAGGTGACACACAG GTGGCTGTTCACGGACATCAGCAGGTACAAAGCCGTggagctgctcctgcagcccaACAACCAGAGTGGAGCCTTCTTGATCCGAGAgtcggagacagacagag aCTGCTATTCGCTGTCCGTCCTGAGGAAAACCAACTCCTCGTGCCTAGACGGCGTGAAGCACTACCGCATCTCGCAGCTCCAAAACGGCTGGGTCTACATATCTCCGGGACTCACCTTCCCCTCCCTGCATCACCTGGTAGAACACTATTCAG AGTCAGCAGATGGACTGTCGTGCCGGCTCACAGCGCCTTGCTTCATCCTGGGTTCAGAAAACGCTACAGAGGACAGGCCGATACCCACAACTATCAGGAGGCCCACCATCAACTGGAAGGACATCAGCAG GTCGGTGATCTTCAAGAGGAAGAGGTCGGAGTCGGACAACTCTCTGGTGAGCGAGGGGCTGAGGGAGGCCATCAGCTCTTACATCCAGATGACAGAAGGCAGTCATCACAGCTGGGACGCTTGA
- the trpc4apa gene encoding transient receptor potential cation channel, subfamily C, member 4 associated protein a isoform X1 — protein sequence MATHLGSESPRAGGKRRHCRGNVVARFTASRITGRGFSRGTQLPGGLLQERDKRAKWNGIPNLLQKLHESSHPNSDLSHAHSFLKVLSSHLSMEAMSFVTEDRKTAQESTFPNTHTFDLFGGVDLLVEILMRPTLTMQKKKPKMNDDLVKDCLSVLYNCCICTEGVTKSLASRDDFVLFLFTLMTNKKTFLQTATLIEDILGVKKEMIHLEGIPNLSGLVQSFDQQQLANFCRILSVTISEPDVGNDDKHTLLAKNAQQKRNSSPSRAEVNQVTLLNIPGFIERLCKLATRKVSEATGANFLQELEDWYTWLDNALVLDALMQMATEEAEQSSTESSDESSLATSPLRHRLPQSMKIVHEIMYKVEVLYVLCVLLMGRQRNQVHKMLAEFRLIPGLNNLFDKLIWRKYTASNHVVHGQNENCDCSPEISFKIQFLRLLQSFSDHHENKYLLLNSQELNELSAISMKANIPEVEALVNTDRSLVCDGKKGLLTRLLAVMKREPPDSSFRFWQARAVESFLRGATSYADQMFLLKRGLLEHILFCIIDSGCTSRDVLQSYFDLLGELMKFNIDAFKRFNKYVNTPEKFRTFLTQINSSLVDSNMLVRCIVLSLDRFESQTEDVKVVEVLSECCLLSYMARVENRLSFLFRLINIINVQTLTQENVSCLNTSLVILMLARRKAKLPFYLNALREKEYTEKYPGCLLNNFHNLLRFWQRHYLNKDKDSTCLENSSCIPFSYWKETVSVLLGPDRTSLCAIASYIDEPFMDLDRDLLED from the exons ATGGCGACGCATCTGGGGTCCGAGTCGCCCCGCGCCGGGGGGAAGCGGAGGCACTGCCGCGGCAACGTCGTCGCGAGGTTCACGGCCAGCAGGATCACCGGCCGGGGCTTCAGCCGGGGGACGCAG CTCCCAGGAGGCTTGCTCCAGGAGAGAGATAAACGGGCCAAGTGGAATGGCATCCCTAATCTGCTGCAGAAGCTCCACGAGAGCAGCCATCCCAACAGTGACCTCTCCCATGCCCACAGCTTTCTTAAG GTATTATCGTCTCACCTCTCCATGGAGGCCATGTCTTTTGTCACGGAGGACAGGAAGACCGCTCAGGAATCCACCTTCCCCAACACGcacacctttgacctcttcgGTGGAGTCGAT CTGCTTGTGGAGATCTTGATGCGACCCACACTAACtatgcagaagaaaaaacccaaaa TGAATGATGACCTGGTCAAGGACTGCCTTAGTGTTCTCTACAACTGTTGTATATGT ACGGAGGGGGTGACGAAGAGCCTGGCATCGAGGGATGactttgttctgtttctcttcacCCTGATGACAAACAAGAAGACCTTCCTACAGACTGCTACACTTATTGAAGATATTCTTGGGGTCAAAAAG GAGATGATCCATTTAGAGGGCATCCCCAACCTGTCAGGTCTGGTCCAAAGCTTtgaccagcagcagctggccAACTTCTGCCGCATCCTGTCTGTCACCATCTCAGAACCCGACGTAGGAAATGATGACAAGCACACGCTGCTGGCCAAAAACGCTCAGCAGAAGCGCAACTCTAGCCCCTCGCGGGCTGAGGTCAATCAGG TAACCCTGCTGAACATCCCTGGGTTCATCGAGCGACTCTGTAAGCTGGCCACCAGAAAGGTGTCCGAGGCCACAGGAGCTAACTTCCTGCAGGAGCTTGAGGACTGGTACACGTGGCTGGACAACGCTCTGGTGCTGGATGCCCTGATGCAGATGGCCACTGAGGAGGCGGAACAAAGCAGCACAG AGTCTTCAGATGAGAGTTCCCTGGCCACAAGCCCCCTGAGACATCGACTGCCCCAGTCCATGAAGATTGTCCACGAGATCATGTACAAAGTGGAAGTGCTTTATGTACTATGTGTCCTTCTCATGGGCCGGCAGAGGAACCAG GTCCACAAGATGCTGGCTGAGTTCCGTCTCATCCCGGGGCTCAATAACCTGTTTGACAAGCTGATCTGGAGGAAATACACGGCTTCCAATCACGTGGTGCACGGCCAGAATGAGAACTGCGATTGTAGTCCA GAAATATCCTTTAAAATCCAATTTTTGCGGCTACTCCAGAGCTTCAGTGATCACCACGA AAACAAGTACCTCCTGTTGAATAGCCAGGAGCTGAACGAACTGAGTGCCATATCAATGAAGGCTAACATCCCAGAGGTGGAAGCTCTGGTCAACACAGACAGAAGCCTAGTGTGTGATGGGAAGAAGGGCCTCCTCACGCGCCTCCTCGCTGTCATGAAGAGGGAGCCTCCCGACTCGTCCTTCAG ATTTTGGCAGGCGAGGGCGGTGGAAAGTTTTCTCAGAGGAGCCACCTCCTATGCAGACCAAATGTTCCTCCTGAAGAGGGGACTGCTAGAG CACATCCTGTTCTGCATCATAGATAGCGGCTGTACATCTCGAGATGTCCTACAGAGCTATTTCGATCTGCTGGGGGAGCTCATGAAGTTCAACATTGATGCCTTCAAAAGATTCAACAAATATGTCAACACTCCAGAAAAG TTTCGGACCTTCCTGACGCAGATCAACAGCTCTTTGGTGGACTCCAACATGCTGGTGCGCTGCATCGTCCTGTCATTGGACCGTTTCGAGAGCCAGACTGAAGATGTCAAAG TGGTGGAGGTTCTGTCTGAGTGCTGCCTGCTGTCCTACATGGCCAGAGTCGAGAACAggctctccttcctcttccgactgatcaacatcatcaacgTGCAGACTCTCACACAG GAGAATGTGAGCTGTTTAAACACAAGCTTGGTGATCTTGATGCTGGCCAGGAGAAAGGCCAAACTGCCCTTCTACCTCAACGCGCTGCGGGAGAAGGAGTATACCGAGAAGTACCCGGGCTGCCTGCTCAACAACTTCCACAACCTTCTGCGCTTCTGGCAGCGCCACTACCTCAACAAGGACAAAGACAGCACCTGTCTGGAGAAT AGCTCCTGTATCCCCTTCAGCTACTGGAAGGAGACTGTGTCAGTGCTGCTGGGCCCAGACAGGACTTCTCTGTGTGCCATAGCGAGCTACATTGATGAGCCTTTCATGGATCTGGACAGAGACCTGCTGGAAGATTGA
- the trpc4apa gene encoding transient receptor potential cation channel, subfamily C, member 4 associated protein a isoform X2 codes for MEAMSFVTEDRKTAQESTFPNTHTFDLFGGVDLLVEILMRPTLTMQKKKPKMNDDLVKDCLSVLYNCCICTEGVTKSLASRDDFVLFLFTLMTNKKTFLQTATLIEDILGVKKEMIHLEGIPNLSGLVQSFDQQQLANFCRILSVTISEPDVGNDDKHTLLAKNAQQKRNSSPSRAEVNQVTLLNIPGFIERLCKLATRKVSEATGANFLQELEDWYTWLDNALVLDALMQMATEEAEQSSTESSDESSLATSPLRHRLPQSMKIVHEIMYKVEVLYVLCVLLMGRQRNQVHKMLAEFRLIPGLNNLFDKLIWRKYTASNHVVHGQNENCDCSPEISFKIQFLRLLQSFSDHHENKYLLLNSQELNELSAISMKANIPEVEALVNTDRSLVCDGKKGLLTRLLAVMKREPPDSSFRFWQARAVESFLRGATSYADQMFLLKRGLLEHILFCIIDSGCTSRDVLQSYFDLLGELMKFNIDAFKRFNKYVNTPEKFRTFLTQINSSLVDSNMLVRCIVLSLDRFESQTEDVKVVEVLSECCLLSYMARVENRLSFLFRLINIINVQTLTQENVSCLNTSLVILMLARRKAKLPFYLNALREKEYTEKYPGCLLNNFHNLLRFWQRHYLNKDKDSTCLENSSCIPFSYWKETVSVLLGPDRTSLCAIASYIDEPFMDLDRDLLED; via the exons ATGGAGGCCATGTCTTTTGTCACGGAGGACAGGAAGACCGCTCAGGAATCCACCTTCCCCAACACGcacacctttgacctcttcgGTGGAGTCGAT CTGCTTGTGGAGATCTTGATGCGACCCACACTAACtatgcagaagaaaaaacccaaaa TGAATGATGACCTGGTCAAGGACTGCCTTAGTGTTCTCTACAACTGTTGTATATGT ACGGAGGGGGTGACGAAGAGCCTGGCATCGAGGGATGactttgttctgtttctcttcacCCTGATGACAAACAAGAAGACCTTCCTACAGACTGCTACACTTATTGAAGATATTCTTGGGGTCAAAAAG GAGATGATCCATTTAGAGGGCATCCCCAACCTGTCAGGTCTGGTCCAAAGCTTtgaccagcagcagctggccAACTTCTGCCGCATCCTGTCTGTCACCATCTCAGAACCCGACGTAGGAAATGATGACAAGCACACGCTGCTGGCCAAAAACGCTCAGCAGAAGCGCAACTCTAGCCCCTCGCGGGCTGAGGTCAATCAGG TAACCCTGCTGAACATCCCTGGGTTCATCGAGCGACTCTGTAAGCTGGCCACCAGAAAGGTGTCCGAGGCCACAGGAGCTAACTTCCTGCAGGAGCTTGAGGACTGGTACACGTGGCTGGACAACGCTCTGGTGCTGGATGCCCTGATGCAGATGGCCACTGAGGAGGCGGAACAAAGCAGCACAG AGTCTTCAGATGAGAGTTCCCTGGCCACAAGCCCCCTGAGACATCGACTGCCCCAGTCCATGAAGATTGTCCACGAGATCATGTACAAAGTGGAAGTGCTTTATGTACTATGTGTCCTTCTCATGGGCCGGCAGAGGAACCAG GTCCACAAGATGCTGGCTGAGTTCCGTCTCATCCCGGGGCTCAATAACCTGTTTGACAAGCTGATCTGGAGGAAATACACGGCTTCCAATCACGTGGTGCACGGCCAGAATGAGAACTGCGATTGTAGTCCA GAAATATCCTTTAAAATCCAATTTTTGCGGCTACTCCAGAGCTTCAGTGATCACCACGA AAACAAGTACCTCCTGTTGAATAGCCAGGAGCTGAACGAACTGAGTGCCATATCAATGAAGGCTAACATCCCAGAGGTGGAAGCTCTGGTCAACACAGACAGAAGCCTAGTGTGTGATGGGAAGAAGGGCCTCCTCACGCGCCTCCTCGCTGTCATGAAGAGGGAGCCTCCCGACTCGTCCTTCAG ATTTTGGCAGGCGAGGGCGGTGGAAAGTTTTCTCAGAGGAGCCACCTCCTATGCAGACCAAATGTTCCTCCTGAAGAGGGGACTGCTAGAG CACATCCTGTTCTGCATCATAGATAGCGGCTGTACATCTCGAGATGTCCTACAGAGCTATTTCGATCTGCTGGGGGAGCTCATGAAGTTCAACATTGATGCCTTCAAAAGATTCAACAAATATGTCAACACTCCAGAAAAG TTTCGGACCTTCCTGACGCAGATCAACAGCTCTTTGGTGGACTCCAACATGCTGGTGCGCTGCATCGTCCTGTCATTGGACCGTTTCGAGAGCCAGACTGAAGATGTCAAAG TGGTGGAGGTTCTGTCTGAGTGCTGCCTGCTGTCCTACATGGCCAGAGTCGAGAACAggctctccttcctcttccgactgatcaacatcatcaacgTGCAGACTCTCACACAG GAGAATGTGAGCTGTTTAAACACAAGCTTGGTGATCTTGATGCTGGCCAGGAGAAAGGCCAAACTGCCCTTCTACCTCAACGCGCTGCGGGAGAAGGAGTATACCGAGAAGTACCCGGGCTGCCTGCTCAACAACTTCCACAACCTTCTGCGCTTCTGGCAGCGCCACTACCTCAACAAGGACAAAGACAGCACCTGTCTGGAGAAT AGCTCCTGTATCCCCTTCAGCTACTGGAAGGAGACTGTGTCAGTGCTGCTGGGCCCAGACAGGACTTCTCTGTGTGCCATAGCGAGCTACATTGATGAGCCTTTCATGGATCTGGACAGAGACCTGCTGGAAGATTGA